Proteins found in one Zea mays cultivar B73 chromosome 1, Zm-B73-REFERENCE-NAM-5.0, whole genome shotgun sequence genomic segment:
- the LOC100383236 gene encoding Serine carboxypeptidase II-3-like precursor, which translates to MATTMNVRALCLAVATVFCVLSRQSLAAGEGSKEADRIAALPGQPPDAAVQQYSGYVSLDDKAGKSLFYYFVEATADPATKPLLLWLNGGPGCSSFGIGAFQEIGPFRVDTDGKTLCNFKYAWNTVANVLYLESPVGVGFSYAANTGVYKVMGDNMTADDSLQFLLKWLDRFPEYKGRDFFIAGESYAGHYVPELAASILAANNARPKDMASVNLKGIAIGNAILEFAAEQSALYEYLWQHAFLSDTAHTLIGQRCKNAEDNSPLCSGTKDAAYNQLGNIDAYNIYATTCHDKKVKPRGSNCMDLADPCAQYYVEAYLNQPEVMKTIRANTGLKYRWTRCRGTFYNLLKFGDSPSKSMLPYVKAVAAAGVRVWVFSGDLDAMVPVIATKRSMEKLGLGVVEDWRPWSIDAKDQEVAGYVIEYKGVVFATVRGSGHMVPIDQPGRGFALFSSFIKGQPLPKAAPMVDG; encoded by the exons GTGCCTGGCCGTCGCGACCGTCTTCTGCGTGCTCTCACGGCAGAGCCTCGCCGCCGGCGAGGGCTCCAAGGAGGCGGACAGGATCGCCGCGCTGCCTGGGCAGCCACCGGACGCGGCCGTCCAGCAGTACTCCGGCTACGTCAGCCTCGATGACAAGGCCGGCAAGTCGCTCTTCTACTACTTCGTGGAGGCCACCGCTGATCCGGCTACGAAACCGCTTCTTCTCTGGCTCAATGGAG GGCCTGGCTGCTCTTCGTTTGGAATCGGAGCATTCCAGGAGATAGGTCCTTTCCGCGTGGACACGGACGGCAAGACCCTCTGCAATTTCAAATATGCCTGGAACACAG TGGCGAACGTGCTGTACCTGGAGAGCCCCGTGGGCGTGGGCTTCTCGTACGCCGCCAACACGGGCGTGTACAAGGTGATGGGCGACAACATGACCGCGGACGACTCGCTCCAGTTCCTGCTCAAGTGGCTGGACCGCTTCCCGGAGTACAAGGGCCGCGACTTCTTCATCGCCGGCGAGAGCTACGCCGGCCACTACGTCCCGGAGCTCGCCGCCTCCATCCTCGCCGCCAATAACGCGCGGCCCAAGGACATGGCCTCCGTCAACCTCAAGGGAATCGCG ATCGGGAACGCCATCCTGGAGTTCGCGGCGGAGCAGAGCGCGTTGTACGAGTACTTGTGGCAGCACGCGTTCCTGTCGGACACGGCGCACACGCTCATCGGCCAGCGCTGCAAGAACGCCGAGGACAACTCGCCGCTCTGCTCGGGGACCAAGGACGCCGCCTACAACCAGCTCGGCAACATCGACGCGTACAACATCTACGCGACGACCTGCCATGACAAGAAAGTCAAGCCCAGAGGATCCAACTGCATG GACTTGGCTGATCCTTGCGCTCAATACTACGTGGAGGCGTACCTGAACCAGCCAGAGGTGATGAAGACCATCCGTGCCAACACAGGGCTCAAGTACAGATGGACTAGATGCAG GGGCACGTTCTACAACCTGCTCAAGTTCGGTGACTCGCCGTCGAAATCGATGCTGCCCTACGTCaaggccgtcgccgccgccggcgTCCGCGTGTGGGTCTTCAG TGGCGACCTGGACGCCATGGTTCCCGTGATCGCGACGAAGCGGTCCATGGAGAAGCTCGGCCTCGGCGTCGTGGAGGACTGGCGCCCCTGGTCCATCGACGCCAAGGACCAGGAG GTCGCCGGGTACGTGATCGAGTACAAGGGCGTGGTGTTCGCGACGGTGCGCGGGTCCGGGCACATGGTACCGATCGACCAGCCGGGCCGCGGCTTCGCTCTCTTCTCGTCCTTCATCAAGGGGCAGCCGCTCCCCAAGGCCGCGCCGATGGTCGACGGATGA